One part of the Astatotilapia calliptera chromosome 9, fAstCal1.2, whole genome shotgun sequence genome encodes these proteins:
- the LOC113029277 gene encoding uncharacterized protein LOC113029277 isoform X5, with the protein MWSTCTALVFALVAASSFTPAYVLELCQNISPECHSDHNTASNSQSSSHTVKSKWTLNASSLMHDLNQFRVSCKKLLEALPIDKVDGNFVRTVKNCIFSKSIPTPLKGPLRLTAASKDVIEGILDLDASVTRSGDFLHYASGGRLLPGSVPLAHRYGGHQFGYWAGQLGDGRAHFLGQYSNKKGEVWELQLKGSGKTPYSREFLCSEAMHFLGVPTSRAASLIVSEEPVLRDQFYNGNVKAERGAVVLRLAKSWFRIGSLEILSQSGEINLLRKLLNFVIDEHFPFINPDNPEKYLVFFSTVVNETAHLIAQWMSVGFAHAVAVLTTGVCNTDNFSLLSITIDYGPFGFMESYNPNFIPNTSDDEGRYSIGAQANVGLLNLEKLLVALIPVLTQTQQKQAKIILKGYANIYQMRVHQIFKAKLGLLGEDEDDNDLIAFLLKVMEDTESDFTMTFRELSEVSAKQLLNKNFTQMWALDDLSHHKHFSDWLNKYLFRLSRQQDDSDLDRQHRMKSKSNYVNPRYVLRNWMAESAIRKAERNDFSEVELLHHILSSPFVTQETAEEAGYAARPPQWASRLKVSCSS; encoded by the exons ATGTGGAGCACCTGTACAGCACTAGTCTTTGCTCTGGTGGCAGCATCGAGCTTCACACCTGCATATGTCCTGGAGTTGTGCCAAAATATAAGTCCTGAGTGTCACAGTGACCACAACACCGCATCAAACAGCCAATCGTCATCGCACACTGTGAAGTCCAAGTGGACCTTGAATGCTTCAAGCCTCATGCACGACCTTAACCAGTTCAGAGTCTCCTGCAAGAAGCTATTGG AGGCACTCCCAATCGACAAAGTTGATGGCAACTTTGTTCGCACTGTGAAGAACTGCATATTTTCCAAGTCCATTCCAACTCCACTCAAAGGTCCATTGAGGTTGACAGCAGCGTCTAAG GATGTCATCGAGGGGATCTTAGATTTAGATGCGTCAGTGACTCGGTCAGGTGATTTTCTGCATTATGCGAGTGGTGGCAGACTACTGCCGGGGTCTGTGCCACTTGCTCACAGATATGGAGGTCATCAG TTTGGCTACTGGGCAGGCCAGCTGGGGGATGGTCGAGCTCATTTCCTTGGTCAGTATTCAAACAA AAAGGGGGAGGTATGGGAACTCCAGCTTAAAGGATCTGGAAAAACACCATATTCaag GGAGTTCCTGTGCAGTGAAGCGATGCATTTCCTGGGTGTTCCCACCAGCAGGGCTGCCAG TCTGATTGTCAGTGAGGAGCCAGTGTTGAGGGATCAGTTCTacaatggaaatgtgaaagCAGAGAGAG GAGCTGTTGTTCTGCGATTGGCCAAGTCATGGTTTCGGATTGGATCCTTAGAAATTTTGTCTCAAAGTGGAGAAATAAATCTTCTGAG AAAGCTGTTGAACTTTGTGATAGACGAACATTTTCCTTTTATAAATCCAGACAACCCAGAAAAATATTTG gtgtttttttccacagttgtaAATGAAACGGCACATCTGATTGCCCAGTGGATGTCAGTCGGTTTTGCACATG CTGTCGCTGTTCTCACCACAGGTGTGTGCAACACAGACAACTTCAGTCTTCTTTCTATCACCATCGACTACGGACCCTTTGGCTTTATGGAGTCATATAACCCCA ATTTTATCCCCAACACATCTGATGATGAAGGCAGGTACAGCATTGGAGCTCAGGCAAATGTTGGCCTCTTGAATCTAGAGAAACTCTTGGTGGCTCTGATTCCTGTGCTTACACAGACACAACAGAAACA GGCGAAAATTATTCTTAAAGGATATGCCAACATTTACCAAATGAG GGTTCACCAGATATTTAAGGCAAAACTGGGACTTCTTGGTGAAGATGAGGACGATAACGACCTCATTGCTTTCCTGCTTAAG GTGATGGAGGACACAGAGTCTGACTTCACCATGACCTTCAGGGAGCTCAGCGAAGTTTCAGCCAAGCAGCTTCTTAACAAGAACTTCACGCAG ATGTGGGCTCTTGATGACCTATCACACCACAAGCACTTTTCTGATTGGCTTAACAAGTACCTGTTCCGGCTCAGTAG ACAGCAGGATGATAGCGATTTGGATCGTCAACACAGGATGAAAAGTAAATCAAACT atgtAAATCCGAGATATGTGCTGAGGAACTGGATGGCAGAGTCTGCAATAAGGAAAGCTGAGAGGAATGACTTTTCCGAG GTGGAGCTGCTGCACCACATCCTGTCCTCACCCTTTGTTACACAAGAGACTGCAGAGGAGGCGGGCTATGCAGCAAGACCTCCACAGTGGGCTAGCAGGTTAAAGGTCAGCTGTTCGTCATGA
- the LOC113029277 gene encoding uncharacterized protein LOC113029277 isoform X3, whose product MWSTCTALVFALVAASSFTPAYVLELCQNISPECHSDHNTASNSQSSSHTVKSKWTLNASSLMHDLNQFRVSCKKLLEALPIDKVDGNFVRTVKNCIFSKSIPTPLKGPLRLTAASKDVIEGILDLDASVTRSGDFLHYASGGRLLPGSVPLAHRYGGHQFGYWAGQLGDGRAHFLGQYSNKKGEVWELQLKGSGKTPYSRSGDGRAVIRSSVREFLCSEAMHFLGVPTSRAASEEPVLRDQFYNGNVKAERGAVVLRLAKSWFRIGSLEILSQSGEINLLRKLLNFVIDEHFPFINPDNPEKYLVFFSTVVNETAHLIAQWMSVGFAHAVAVLTTGVCNTDNFSLLSITIDYGPFGFMESYNPNFIPNTSDDEGRYSIGAQANVGLLNLEKLLVALIPVLTQTQQKQAKIILKGYANIYQMRVHQIFKAKLGLLGEDEDDNDLIAFLLKVMEDTESDFTMTFRELSEVSAKQLLNKNFTQMWALDDLSHHKHFSDWLNKYLFRLSRQQDDSDLDRQHRMKSKSNYVNPRYVLRNWMAESAIRKAERNDFSEVELLHHILSSPFVTQETAEEAGYAARPPQWASRLKVSCSS is encoded by the exons ATGTGGAGCACCTGTACAGCACTAGTCTTTGCTCTGGTGGCAGCATCGAGCTTCACACCTGCATATGTCCTGGAGTTGTGCCAAAATATAAGTCCTGAGTGTCACAGTGACCACAACACCGCATCAAACAGCCAATCGTCATCGCACACTGTGAAGTCCAAGTGGACCTTGAATGCTTCAAGCCTCATGCACGACCTTAACCAGTTCAGAGTCTCCTGCAAGAAGCTATTGG AGGCACTCCCAATCGACAAAGTTGATGGCAACTTTGTTCGCACTGTGAAGAACTGCATATTTTCCAAGTCCATTCCAACTCCACTCAAAGGTCCATTGAGGTTGACAGCAGCGTCTAAG GATGTCATCGAGGGGATCTTAGATTTAGATGCGTCAGTGACTCGGTCAGGTGATTTTCTGCATTATGCGAGTGGTGGCAGACTACTGCCGGGGTCTGTGCCACTTGCTCACAGATATGGAGGTCATCAG TTTGGCTACTGGGCAGGCCAGCTGGGGGATGGTCGAGCTCATTTCCTTGGTCAGTATTCAAACAA AAAGGGGGAGGTATGGGAACTCCAGCTTAAAGGATCTGGAAAAACACCATATTCaag GTCAGGAGATGGTCGTGCTGTAATCCGGTCTTCTGTCAGGGAGTTCCTGTGCAGTGAAGCGATGCATTTCCTGGGTGTTCCCACCAGCAGGGCTGCCAG TGAGGAGCCAGTGTTGAGGGATCAGTTCTacaatggaaatgtgaaagCAGAGAGAG GAGCTGTTGTTCTGCGATTGGCCAAGTCATGGTTTCGGATTGGATCCTTAGAAATTTTGTCTCAAAGTGGAGAAATAAATCTTCTGAG AAAGCTGTTGAACTTTGTGATAGACGAACATTTTCCTTTTATAAATCCAGACAACCCAGAAAAATATTTG gtgtttttttccacagttgtaAATGAAACGGCACATCTGATTGCCCAGTGGATGTCAGTCGGTTTTGCACATG CTGTCGCTGTTCTCACCACAGGTGTGTGCAACACAGACAACTTCAGTCTTCTTTCTATCACCATCGACTACGGACCCTTTGGCTTTATGGAGTCATATAACCCCA ATTTTATCCCCAACACATCTGATGATGAAGGCAGGTACAGCATTGGAGCTCAGGCAAATGTTGGCCTCTTGAATCTAGAGAAACTCTTGGTGGCTCTGATTCCTGTGCTTACACAGACACAACAGAAACA GGCGAAAATTATTCTTAAAGGATATGCCAACATTTACCAAATGAG GGTTCACCAGATATTTAAGGCAAAACTGGGACTTCTTGGTGAAGATGAGGACGATAACGACCTCATTGCTTTCCTGCTTAAG GTGATGGAGGACACAGAGTCTGACTTCACCATGACCTTCAGGGAGCTCAGCGAAGTTTCAGCCAAGCAGCTTCTTAACAAGAACTTCACGCAG ATGTGGGCTCTTGATGACCTATCACACCACAAGCACTTTTCTGATTGGCTTAACAAGTACCTGTTCCGGCTCAGTAG ACAGCAGGATGATAGCGATTTGGATCGTCAACACAGGATGAAAAGTAAATCAAACT atgtAAATCCGAGATATGTGCTGAGGAACTGGATGGCAGAGTCTGCAATAAGGAAAGCTGAGAGGAATGACTTTTCCGAG GTGGAGCTGCTGCACCACATCCTGTCCTCACCCTTTGTTACACAAGAGACTGCAGAGGAGGCGGGCTATGCAGCAAGACCTCCACAGTGGGCTAGCAGGTTAAAGGTCAGCTGTTCGTCATGA
- the LOC113029277 gene encoding uncharacterized protein LOC113029277 isoform X4: protein MWSTCTALVFALVAASSFTPAYVLELCQNISPECHSDHNTASNSQSSSHTVKSKWTLNASSLMHDLNQFRVSCKKLLEALPIDKVDGNFVRTVKNCIFSKSIPTPLKGPLRLTAASKDVIEGILDLDASVTRSGDFLHYASGGRLLPGSVPLAHRYGGHQFGYWAGQLGDGRAHFLGQYSNKKGEVWELQLKGSGKTPYSRSGDGRAVIRSSVREFLCSEAMHFLGVPTSRAASLIVSEEPVLRDQFYNGNVKAERGAVVLRLAKSWFRIGSLEILSQSGEINLLRKLLNFVIDEHFPFINPDNPEKYLVFFSTVVNETAHLIAQWMSVGFAHGVCNTDNFSLLSITIDYGPFGFMESYNPNFIPNTSDDEGRYSIGAQANVGLLNLEKLLVALIPVLTQTQQKQAKIILKGYANIYQMRVHQIFKAKLGLLGEDEDDNDLIAFLLKVMEDTESDFTMTFRELSEVSAKQLLNKNFTQMWALDDLSHHKHFSDWLNKYLFRLSRQQDDSDLDRQHRMKSKSNYVNPRYVLRNWMAESAIRKAERNDFSEVELLHHILSSPFVTQETAEEAGYAARPPQWASRLKVSCSS from the exons ATGTGGAGCACCTGTACAGCACTAGTCTTTGCTCTGGTGGCAGCATCGAGCTTCACACCTGCATATGTCCTGGAGTTGTGCCAAAATATAAGTCCTGAGTGTCACAGTGACCACAACACCGCATCAAACAGCCAATCGTCATCGCACACTGTGAAGTCCAAGTGGACCTTGAATGCTTCAAGCCTCATGCACGACCTTAACCAGTTCAGAGTCTCCTGCAAGAAGCTATTGG AGGCACTCCCAATCGACAAAGTTGATGGCAACTTTGTTCGCACTGTGAAGAACTGCATATTTTCCAAGTCCATTCCAACTCCACTCAAAGGTCCATTGAGGTTGACAGCAGCGTCTAAG GATGTCATCGAGGGGATCTTAGATTTAGATGCGTCAGTGACTCGGTCAGGTGATTTTCTGCATTATGCGAGTGGTGGCAGACTACTGCCGGGGTCTGTGCCACTTGCTCACAGATATGGAGGTCATCAG TTTGGCTACTGGGCAGGCCAGCTGGGGGATGGTCGAGCTCATTTCCTTGGTCAGTATTCAAACAA AAAGGGGGAGGTATGGGAACTCCAGCTTAAAGGATCTGGAAAAACACCATATTCaag GTCAGGAGATGGTCGTGCTGTAATCCGGTCTTCTGTCAGGGAGTTCCTGTGCAGTGAAGCGATGCATTTCCTGGGTGTTCCCACCAGCAGGGCTGCCAG TCTGATTGTCAGTGAGGAGCCAGTGTTGAGGGATCAGTTCTacaatggaaatgtgaaagCAGAGAGAG GAGCTGTTGTTCTGCGATTGGCCAAGTCATGGTTTCGGATTGGATCCTTAGAAATTTTGTCTCAAAGTGGAGAAATAAATCTTCTGAG AAAGCTGTTGAACTTTGTGATAGACGAACATTTTCCTTTTATAAATCCAGACAACCCAGAAAAATATTTG gtgtttttttccacagttgtaAATGAAACGGCACATCTGATTGCCCAGTGGATGTCAGTCGGTTTTGCACATG GTGTGTGCAACACAGACAACTTCAGTCTTCTTTCTATCACCATCGACTACGGACCCTTTGGCTTTATGGAGTCATATAACCCCA ATTTTATCCCCAACACATCTGATGATGAAGGCAGGTACAGCATTGGAGCTCAGGCAAATGTTGGCCTCTTGAATCTAGAGAAACTCTTGGTGGCTCTGATTCCTGTGCTTACACAGACACAACAGAAACA GGCGAAAATTATTCTTAAAGGATATGCCAACATTTACCAAATGAG GGTTCACCAGATATTTAAGGCAAAACTGGGACTTCTTGGTGAAGATGAGGACGATAACGACCTCATTGCTTTCCTGCTTAAG GTGATGGAGGACACAGAGTCTGACTTCACCATGACCTTCAGGGAGCTCAGCGAAGTTTCAGCCAAGCAGCTTCTTAACAAGAACTTCACGCAG ATGTGGGCTCTTGATGACCTATCACACCACAAGCACTTTTCTGATTGGCTTAACAAGTACCTGTTCCGGCTCAGTAG ACAGCAGGATGATAGCGATTTGGATCGTCAACACAGGATGAAAAGTAAATCAAACT atgtAAATCCGAGATATGTGCTGAGGAACTGGATGGCAGAGTCTGCAATAAGGAAAGCTGAGAGGAATGACTTTTCCGAG GTGGAGCTGCTGCACCACATCCTGTCCTCACCCTTTGTTACACAAGAGACTGCAGAGGAGGCGGGCTATGCAGCAAGACCTCCACAGTGGGCTAGCAGGTTAAAGGTCAGCTGTTCGTCATGA
- the LOC113029277 gene encoding uncharacterized protein LOC113029277 isoform X1, whose protein sequence is MWSTCTALVFALVAASSFTPAYVLELCQNISPECHSDHNTASNSQSSSHTVKSKWTLNASSLMHDLNQFRVSCKKLLEALPIDKVDGNFVRTVKNCIFSKSIPTPLKGPLRLTAASKDVIEGILDLDASVTRSGDFLHYASGGRLLPGSVPLAHRYGGHQFGYWAGQLGDGRAHFLGQYSNKKGEVWELQLKGSGKTPYSRSGDGRAVIRSSVREFLCSEAMHFLGVPTSRAASLIVSEEPVLRDQFYNGNVKAERGAVVLRLAKSWFRIGSLEILSQSGEINLLRKLLNFVIDEHFPFINPDNPEKYLVFFSTVVNETAHLIAQWMSVGFAHAVAVLTTGVCNTDNFSLLSITIDYGPFGFMESYNPNFIPNTSDDEGRYSIGAQANVGLLNLEKLLVALIPVLTQTQQKQAKIILKGYANIYQMRVHQIFKAKLGLLGEDEDDNDLIAFLLKVMEDTESDFTMTFRELSEVSAKQLLNKNFTQMWALDDLSHHKHFSDWLNKYLFRLSRQQDDSDLDRQHRMKSKSNYVNPRYVLRNWMAESAIRKAERNDFSEVELLHHILSSPFVTQETAEEAGYAARPPQWASRLKVSCSS, encoded by the exons ATGTGGAGCACCTGTACAGCACTAGTCTTTGCTCTGGTGGCAGCATCGAGCTTCACACCTGCATATGTCCTGGAGTTGTGCCAAAATATAAGTCCTGAGTGTCACAGTGACCACAACACCGCATCAAACAGCCAATCGTCATCGCACACTGTGAAGTCCAAGTGGACCTTGAATGCTTCAAGCCTCATGCACGACCTTAACCAGTTCAGAGTCTCCTGCAAGAAGCTATTGG AGGCACTCCCAATCGACAAAGTTGATGGCAACTTTGTTCGCACTGTGAAGAACTGCATATTTTCCAAGTCCATTCCAACTCCACTCAAAGGTCCATTGAGGTTGACAGCAGCGTCTAAG GATGTCATCGAGGGGATCTTAGATTTAGATGCGTCAGTGACTCGGTCAGGTGATTTTCTGCATTATGCGAGTGGTGGCAGACTACTGCCGGGGTCTGTGCCACTTGCTCACAGATATGGAGGTCATCAG TTTGGCTACTGGGCAGGCCAGCTGGGGGATGGTCGAGCTCATTTCCTTGGTCAGTATTCAAACAA AAAGGGGGAGGTATGGGAACTCCAGCTTAAAGGATCTGGAAAAACACCATATTCaag GTCAGGAGATGGTCGTGCTGTAATCCGGTCTTCTGTCAGGGAGTTCCTGTGCAGTGAAGCGATGCATTTCCTGGGTGTTCCCACCAGCAGGGCTGCCAG TCTGATTGTCAGTGAGGAGCCAGTGTTGAGGGATCAGTTCTacaatggaaatgtgaaagCAGAGAGAG GAGCTGTTGTTCTGCGATTGGCCAAGTCATGGTTTCGGATTGGATCCTTAGAAATTTTGTCTCAAAGTGGAGAAATAAATCTTCTGAG AAAGCTGTTGAACTTTGTGATAGACGAACATTTTCCTTTTATAAATCCAGACAACCCAGAAAAATATTTG gtgtttttttccacagttgtaAATGAAACGGCACATCTGATTGCCCAGTGGATGTCAGTCGGTTTTGCACATG CTGTCGCTGTTCTCACCACAGGTGTGTGCAACACAGACAACTTCAGTCTTCTTTCTATCACCATCGACTACGGACCCTTTGGCTTTATGGAGTCATATAACCCCA ATTTTATCCCCAACACATCTGATGATGAAGGCAGGTACAGCATTGGAGCTCAGGCAAATGTTGGCCTCTTGAATCTAGAGAAACTCTTGGTGGCTCTGATTCCTGTGCTTACACAGACACAACAGAAACA GGCGAAAATTATTCTTAAAGGATATGCCAACATTTACCAAATGAG GGTTCACCAGATATTTAAGGCAAAACTGGGACTTCTTGGTGAAGATGAGGACGATAACGACCTCATTGCTTTCCTGCTTAAG GTGATGGAGGACACAGAGTCTGACTTCACCATGACCTTCAGGGAGCTCAGCGAAGTTTCAGCCAAGCAGCTTCTTAACAAGAACTTCACGCAG ATGTGGGCTCTTGATGACCTATCACACCACAAGCACTTTTCTGATTGGCTTAACAAGTACCTGTTCCGGCTCAGTAG ACAGCAGGATGATAGCGATTTGGATCGTCAACACAGGATGAAAAGTAAATCAAACT atgtAAATCCGAGATATGTGCTGAGGAACTGGATGGCAGAGTCTGCAATAAGGAAAGCTGAGAGGAATGACTTTTCCGAG GTGGAGCTGCTGCACCACATCCTGTCCTCACCCTTTGTTACACAAGAGACTGCAGAGGAGGCGGGCTATGCAGCAAGACCTCCACAGTGGGCTAGCAGGTTAAAGGTCAGCTGTTCGTCATGA
- the LOC113029277 gene encoding uncharacterized protein LOC113029277 isoform X2 has translation MWSTCTALVFALVAASSFTPAYVLELCQNISPECHSDHNTASNSQSSSHTVKSKWTLNASSLMHDLNQFRVSCKKLLEALPIDKVDGNFVRTVKNCIFSKSIPTPLKGPLRLTAASKDVIEGILDLDASVTRSGDFLHYASGGRLLPGSVPLAHRYGGHQFGYWAGQLGDGRAHFLGQYSNKKGEVWELQLKGSGKTPYSRSGDGRAVIRSSVREFLCSEAMHFLGVPTSRAASLIVSEEPVLRDQFYNGNVKAERGAVVLRLAKSWFRIGSLEILSQSGEINLLRKLLNFVIDEHFPFINPDNPEKYLVFFSTVVNETAHLIAQWMSVGFAHAVAVLTTGVCNTDNFSLLSITIDYGPFGFMESYNPNFIPNTSDDEGRYSIGAQANVGLLNLEKLLVALIPVLTQTQQKQAKIILKGYANIYQMRVHQIFKAKLGLLGEDEDDNDLIAFLLKVMEDTESDFTMTFRELSEVSAKQLLNKNFTQMWALDDLSHHKHFSDWLNKYLFRLSRQQDDSDLDRQHRMKNVNPRYVLRNWMAESAIRKAERNDFSEVELLHHILSSPFVTQETAEEAGYAARPPQWASRLKVSCSS, from the exons ATGTGGAGCACCTGTACAGCACTAGTCTTTGCTCTGGTGGCAGCATCGAGCTTCACACCTGCATATGTCCTGGAGTTGTGCCAAAATATAAGTCCTGAGTGTCACAGTGACCACAACACCGCATCAAACAGCCAATCGTCATCGCACACTGTGAAGTCCAAGTGGACCTTGAATGCTTCAAGCCTCATGCACGACCTTAACCAGTTCAGAGTCTCCTGCAAGAAGCTATTGG AGGCACTCCCAATCGACAAAGTTGATGGCAACTTTGTTCGCACTGTGAAGAACTGCATATTTTCCAAGTCCATTCCAACTCCACTCAAAGGTCCATTGAGGTTGACAGCAGCGTCTAAG GATGTCATCGAGGGGATCTTAGATTTAGATGCGTCAGTGACTCGGTCAGGTGATTTTCTGCATTATGCGAGTGGTGGCAGACTACTGCCGGGGTCTGTGCCACTTGCTCACAGATATGGAGGTCATCAG TTTGGCTACTGGGCAGGCCAGCTGGGGGATGGTCGAGCTCATTTCCTTGGTCAGTATTCAAACAA AAAGGGGGAGGTATGGGAACTCCAGCTTAAAGGATCTGGAAAAACACCATATTCaag GTCAGGAGATGGTCGTGCTGTAATCCGGTCTTCTGTCAGGGAGTTCCTGTGCAGTGAAGCGATGCATTTCCTGGGTGTTCCCACCAGCAGGGCTGCCAG TCTGATTGTCAGTGAGGAGCCAGTGTTGAGGGATCAGTTCTacaatggaaatgtgaaagCAGAGAGAG GAGCTGTTGTTCTGCGATTGGCCAAGTCATGGTTTCGGATTGGATCCTTAGAAATTTTGTCTCAAAGTGGAGAAATAAATCTTCTGAG AAAGCTGTTGAACTTTGTGATAGACGAACATTTTCCTTTTATAAATCCAGACAACCCAGAAAAATATTTG gtgtttttttccacagttgtaAATGAAACGGCACATCTGATTGCCCAGTGGATGTCAGTCGGTTTTGCACATG CTGTCGCTGTTCTCACCACAGGTGTGTGCAACACAGACAACTTCAGTCTTCTTTCTATCACCATCGACTACGGACCCTTTGGCTTTATGGAGTCATATAACCCCA ATTTTATCCCCAACACATCTGATGATGAAGGCAGGTACAGCATTGGAGCTCAGGCAAATGTTGGCCTCTTGAATCTAGAGAAACTCTTGGTGGCTCTGATTCCTGTGCTTACACAGACACAACAGAAACA GGCGAAAATTATTCTTAAAGGATATGCCAACATTTACCAAATGAG GGTTCACCAGATATTTAAGGCAAAACTGGGACTTCTTGGTGAAGATGAGGACGATAACGACCTCATTGCTTTCCTGCTTAAG GTGATGGAGGACACAGAGTCTGACTTCACCATGACCTTCAGGGAGCTCAGCGAAGTTTCAGCCAAGCAGCTTCTTAACAAGAACTTCACGCAG ATGTGGGCTCTTGATGACCTATCACACCACAAGCACTTTTCTGATTGGCTTAACAAGTACCTGTTCCGGCTCAGTAG ACAGCAGGATGATAGCGATTTGGATCGTCAACACAGGATGAAAA atgtAAATCCGAGATATGTGCTGAGGAACTGGATGGCAGAGTCTGCAATAAGGAAAGCTGAGAGGAATGACTTTTCCGAG GTGGAGCTGCTGCACCACATCCTGTCCTCACCCTTTGTTACACAAGAGACTGCAGAGGAGGCGGGCTATGCAGCAAGACCTCCACAGTGGGCTAGCAGGTTAAAGGTCAGCTGTTCGTCATGA
- the pdss1 gene encoding all trans-polyprenyl-diphosphate synthase PDSS1 gives MAGPWWRKCPRLTTGCTATNILENLWHLKGRPVSSSASLLSRASCIPTPETRPPTPAQINMKAGNFLIRHQSRLLLPTLQSCCCRATHSDTKPKDPFTLAQKDLTSLYDDIKKELFVSKVELKSLCEYYFDGKGKAIRPMIVVLMARALNIHSNRAGDLLPGQRAIAMISEMIHTASLVHDDVIDGSDKRRGKRTINEVWGEKKAILAGDFILSAASMALARIGNITVVKVLSQVIEDLVRGEFMQLGSKENENERFKHYLEKTFKKTASLIANSCKAVSILVNSDPEVHEIAYQYGKNVGIAFQLVDDVLDFTSGASQLGKPTAADLKLGLATGPVLFACQQFPELHAMIMRRFASKGDVDRAWQYVLQSNGVQQTNYLAQHYCKEAIRQISRLRPSPERDALIRLTEMVLTRDK, from the exons ATGGCGGGGCCGTGGTGGAGGAAATGCCCGAGGTTGACCACGGGCTGCACGGCCACGAATATATTAGAAAATTTGTGGCACTTGAAGGGCAGGCCTGTGTCTTCCTCTGCATCCCTGTTGAGCCGGGCTTCCTGCATCCCCACGCCGGAAACCAGG CCGCCAACACCTGCACAGATAAACATGAAAGCAGGAAACTTTCTAATCAG ACACCAGTCACGGTTGCTGCTTCCAACACTACAGTCTTGCTGTTGCAGAGcgacacacagtgacacaaagCCCAAGGACCCCTTCACGTTAGCCCAGAAAGACTTGACGAGTTTATATGACGACATCAAAAAA GAGCTGTTTGTGTCCAAAGTAGAGCTGAAATCTCTGTGTGAATACTATTTCGATGGCAAGGGGAAGGCCATCCGACCAATGATAGTGGTACTGATGGCTCGCGCCCTTAACATCCACAGCAACAGAGCCGG AGATTTGCTCCCAGGGCAGAGGGCCATCGCTATGATCTCTGAAATGATTCACACTGCCAGCCTGGTGCATGATGATGTCATAGATGGATCGGATAAGCGAAGAGGGAAGAGAACAATTAATGAAGTGTGGGGTGAAAAAAAG GCTATCTTAGCCGGAGATTTTATCCTCTCGGCTGCCTCAATGGCCTTGGCTCGTATCGGTAACATCACAGTGGTGAAAGTTTTATCTCAGGTCATAGAGGACCTGGTGCGAG GTGAATTCATGCAGTTGGGTTCCAAAGAGAATGAGAACGAGCGATTCAAACACTACCTCGAGAAGACCTTCAAGAAGACAGCAAGTCTTATTGCAAACAGTTGTAAAGCA GTTTCCATTCTGGTAAACTCTGATCCTGAAGTGCATGAAATAGCGTACCAGTATGGGAAGAATGTTGGCATTGCATTTCAG CTGGTGGATGATGTTTTGGACTTCACATCTGGAGCCAGTCAGCTGGGGAAGCCCACAGCAGCCGATTTGAAATTGGGTTTGGCTACTGGTCCGGTCCTGTTTGCTTGTCAGCAG TTTCCTGAGCTTCATGCAATGATCATGAGACGTTTCGCCTCCAAAGGAGACGTAGATCGAGCCTGGCAGTACGTCCTTCAG AGCAATGGTGTGCAGCAGACCAACTACCTGGCCCAGCACTACTGCAAAGAAGCAATCAGGCAGATCAGTAGGCTCAGGCCATCCCCAGAGAGAGACGCCCTCATCAGGCTCACAGAGATGGTGCTAACCAGAGACAAATGA